The Verrucomicrobium spinosum DSM 4136 = JCM 18804 genome includes a region encoding these proteins:
- a CDS encoding nucleotidyl transferase AbiEii/AbiGii toxin family protein — MPHNDHSAFTPASEHVPRARRPGDPILSFEDQKRWITARRRVMTHLVDIAVAGPRLDQLVLRGSLALKSCLGHEAREPGDVDWIIRPGTVGINDLRGKRLINDIVIDVTTASAFDDIRIEYKEITRTDIWIYDDAPGHRVVIPWRCGDLPLAEIQMDFVFGESLLAPVSSGEIKFEMSTGTEVVMASMEESLAWKVRWLVEDERPNGKDLYDAVLLAERSVPSPDLLHSVLSHAGLWESGWTEDQLPFAWKDASLMNWGMFLKEYPWVEGTAQEWCDRFFAVMRPIIDEAKENYCY, encoded by the coding sequence ATGCCCCACAACGACCATTCAGCATTCACCCCAGCGAGTGAGCATGTCCCCAGAGCACGTCGTCCGGGTGATCCCATCCTTTCCTTCGAAGATCAGAAGCGTTGGATCACAGCCAGACGCCGGGTGATGACCCACTTGGTTGACATTGCGGTTGCCGGCCCCCGGCTGGACCAACTTGTCCTGCGAGGCAGCCTTGCCCTCAAGTCCTGTCTTGGCCATGAAGCTCGAGAGCCGGGAGATGTCGACTGGATTATTCGGCCCGGGACGGTCGGGATCAACGATCTTCGAGGGAAGCGTTTAATCAACGACATCGTCATCGACGTGACTACAGCTTCTGCTTTCGACGACATTCGGATCGAGTACAAGGAGATTACCCGAACTGACATCTGGATCTACGACGATGCTCCGGGGCATCGCGTGGTCATCCCCTGGCGATGCGGGGATCTCCCTCTTGCAGAGATCCAAATGGACTTCGTGTTCGGTGAATCATTGCTCGCGCCCGTTTCATCAGGGGAGATCAAGTTTGAGATGAGCACCGGCACGGAAGTTGTAATGGCAAGCATGGAAGAGTCACTTGCATGGAAGGTCCGCTGGCTTGTTGAGGACGAACGCCCAAATGGAAAGGATCTGTATGACGCAGTCCTCCTGGCAGAGCGGAGCGTGCCTTCACCTGATCTGCTCCACAGCGTCCTCTCCCACGCAGGGTTATGGGAGAGTGGATGGACCGAGGACCAGCTACCATTTGCCTGGAAAGACGCGTCCCTTATGAACTGGGGCATGTTCTTGAAAGAGTATCCCTGGGTGGAAGGAACGGCTCAGGAATGGTGCGATCGTTTTTTTGCCGTGATGCGACCCATCATCGATGAGGCGAAAGAGAACTATTGTTATTAG
- a CDS encoding MBL fold metallo-hydrolase — MLKISSFTGGIAATNGYLVETGESAFAVDAPEGMAAWLKAQGKSTLPSLLITHLHFDHVQDAAAIQRELGAKVYAYADFSRELTLEFLMAFVSGTRFEVAPFHVDQLLKDVPAVMAGGLTWQVAHVPGHSADSITFYNPESGVVFDGDVLMAGGMGRCDFPGGSEEVLLAGIEKHLMSLPDETVVYPGHGPETTIGTERETNPYL; from the coding sequence ATGCTGAAGATTTCGTCTTTTACTGGCGGCATTGCCGCCACCAACGGTTACCTTGTAGAAACCGGAGAATCAGCGTTTGCGGTGGACGCGCCTGAAGGTATGGCTGCCTGGCTCAAGGCACAAGGGAAATCCACGCTTCCCAGCCTTCTGATCACACATCTTCATTTTGACCACGTGCAGGACGCGGCTGCCATACAGCGGGAACTGGGGGCGAAGGTGTATGCGTATGCCGACTTCTCCAGGGAGCTGACGCTGGAGTTTTTGATGGCTTTCGTCAGTGGGACACGCTTTGAGGTGGCCCCGTTCCACGTGGATCAGCTGCTGAAAGACGTGCCAGCTGTCATGGCCGGGGGGCTGACCTGGCAGGTGGCTCACGTCCCCGGGCATTCCGCAGACAGCATCACCTTCTACAACCCGGAATCAGGCGTGGTGTTTGACGGGGATGTCTTGATGGCGGGCGGCATGGGGCGGTGTGATTTCCCCGGCGGCAGTGAAGAGGTGTTGCTGGCGGGAATCGAGAAGCATCTCATGAGCTTGCCAGACGAGACCGTGGTGTACCCCGGTCATGGACCAGAGACCACCATCGGCACGGAGCGCGAGACCAACCCTTATCTTTGA
- a CDS encoding neutral/alkaline non-lysosomal ceramidase N-terminal domain-containing protein, whose product MKCRALFLAGWMLLAAGGAAWAQENSGWKAAAASSKITPNGPMWMAGYASRTNPSEGVTQDLFAKVLVLEDDQGGRFVTLTMDLIGIPASLRSSVVEALQQQHRLPSERVFMNCSHTHCGPEFRVGKSLYLEVMDHGDNRGAEYGTWLAGELVRLTGEAIGRLAPAKVGVTHARCGFAMNRRLPTRLGYKNSPYPDGPVDQSVPVLEVQAADGKLLAVMFGYACHNTTLSFQQFCGDYAGYAQEYLEEAHPGTVALFVMGCGGDQNPYPRGKLELAQQHGRALANAVEAALTVTQKQAVKGPVKVAMGNVALPFALPPPKTELEKMAASKNRWEAAHASLQLKKLEVEGKLAESYDYPVQVVKLGSDFTLVALAGEVVVDYALRLKRELTTESTIWVAGYSNDVMGYIPSRRVLEEGGYEAGGAMLYTAHPGPWRPEVEELIIGKVHELHRQLAE is encoded by the coding sequence ATGAAATGTCGTGCACTATTTCTGGCCGGTTGGATGCTGCTGGCCGCGGGAGGGGCTGCATGGGCTCAAGAGAACAGTGGCTGGAAGGCGGCCGCTGCGTCCTCCAAGATCACGCCCAACGGGCCCATGTGGATGGCGGGGTATGCCTCGCGCACCAATCCCTCTGAAGGGGTGACCCAAGATCTTTTTGCGAAGGTGCTGGTACTGGAGGACGACCAGGGCGGCCGGTTCGTGACTCTGACCATGGATCTTATTGGCATTCCGGCCTCGCTGCGAAGCTCAGTAGTGGAGGCATTGCAGCAGCAGCATCGGCTCCCATCAGAGAGGGTGTTTATGAACTGCTCCCATACCCATTGCGGGCCGGAGTTCAGGGTGGGGAAGTCTCTTTACCTGGAGGTGATGGATCACGGCGACAATCGCGGCGCCGAGTACGGCACCTGGCTGGCGGGCGAACTGGTGCGGCTCACGGGCGAGGCGATCGGACGGCTTGCACCTGCAAAGGTGGGGGTCACCCATGCCAGGTGCGGTTTTGCCATGAACCGCCGGCTGCCCACCCGGCTGGGGTACAAGAATAGCCCGTATCCAGATGGTCCGGTGGATCAGTCGGTGCCGGTGCTGGAGGTGCAGGCGGCAGATGGCAAGTTGCTGGCAGTCATGTTTGGCTATGCCTGTCACAATACCACTCTAAGCTTTCAGCAGTTTTGCGGGGACTATGCTGGCTATGCGCAGGAGTATCTGGAGGAGGCGCATCCTGGAACGGTGGCCCTTTTTGTGATGGGTTGTGGGGGTGATCAAAATCCCTACCCACGGGGCAAACTGGAACTCGCCCAGCAGCATGGGCGGGCTCTTGCAAATGCGGTCGAGGCGGCGCTCACCGTCACGCAGAAACAAGCGGTCAAGGGACCTGTGAAAGTGGCCATGGGGAATGTGGCCCTCCCTTTCGCGCTCCCGCCGCCCAAGACAGAGCTGGAAAAGATGGCAGCTTCCAAGAACCGCTGGGAGGCGGCTCATGCGAGCCTGCAACTCAAGAAGCTGGAGGTGGAAGGCAAGCTGGCCGAGAGCTATGACTACCCCGTGCAAGTCGTGAAGCTCGGCTCTGACTTCACCCTGGTCGCTCTGGCAGGAGAGGTGGTGGTGGACTACGCATTGAGATTGAAGCGGGAGCTGACCACAGAATCCACCATCTGGGTGGCAGGCTACTCCAATGACGTGATGGGCTACATTCCCAGTCGCCGTGTGCTGGAAGAAGGCGGGTATGAAGCTGGCGGGGCCATGCTCTACACGGCTCATCCTGGCCCCTGGAGACCTGAGGTGGAAGAGCTGATCATTGGCAAAGTTCACGAATTGCACCGGCAGTTGGCTGAGTGA
- a CDS encoding sugar phosphate isomerase/epimerase family protein translates to MHNRRDFLLATLQGAGALALPLATASAAPATSVDPKHKFCFFTKHLQGLSFEEIASHAAQLGVDGIEAPVRPKGHVEPERVEEDLPKLIEQLKKHNLEMTILTSGINEVSAEQNTEKVLRTAKALGVARYRMNYWKYDLKQPIWPQLDKIKAGVKDLIVLSKEIGIQPLFQNHHGKDYVGAPVWDVATLMRDYPADDWAFAFDILHASVEGGTSWPIELRLVQDRIGAAYFKDYQWTGGKAEVVPLGEGMAPGKEYAKLLKAGGYAGPVSLHVEYIKNKLVTKEDVQKAFEATRRDLAVLREWWS, encoded by the coding sequence ATGCATAATCGTCGCGACTTTTTACTTGCCACCCTCCAAGGTGCCGGGGCCTTGGCTTTGCCCTTGGCCACTGCTTCTGCCGCACCGGCCACAAGTGTTGATCCCAAGCACAAGTTTTGCTTCTTCACCAAGCATCTGCAGGGGCTCAGCTTTGAGGAGATCGCCTCCCATGCCGCACAACTCGGAGTGGACGGGATCGAAGCACCCGTGAGACCCAAAGGACACGTGGAGCCCGAGCGGGTGGAGGAAGATCTGCCCAAGCTGATCGAGCAGCTCAAGAAGCACAATCTGGAGATGACGATCCTCACCTCCGGCATCAATGAGGTTTCTGCGGAGCAGAACACGGAGAAGGTGCTGCGGACAGCCAAAGCTCTCGGAGTGGCCCGGTACCGCATGAACTACTGGAAGTATGACCTGAAGCAGCCCATCTGGCCCCAGTTGGACAAAATCAAAGCCGGGGTGAAGGATCTCATAGTCCTAAGCAAGGAGATAGGAATTCAGCCTCTCTTCCAGAACCACCACGGCAAAGATTATGTGGGAGCTCCGGTATGGGATGTGGCCACGCTGATGCGCGACTATCCCGCAGACGACTGGGCCTTTGCCTTCGACATCCTGCATGCTTCAGTGGAAGGCGGAACTTCCTGGCCTATTGAACTGCGACTGGTGCAAGACAGGATCGGCGCGGCTTATTTCAAAGACTACCAGTGGACCGGCGGCAAGGCAGAGGTGGTGCCATTGGGAGAAGGGATGGCACCGGGCAAGGAGTATGCAAAACTGCTCAAAGCAGGCGGTTATGCCGGTCCCGTCAGTCTGCATGTGGAGTACATCAAGAATAAACTCGTCACCAAAGAAGACGTGCAGAAGGCATTTGAGGCCACGCGGCGTGATCTGGCCGTATTGAGAGAATGGTGGTCATAG
- a CDS encoding arylsulfatase, whose product MSLRFLIASASLTVTVAGYLVFATAVPAASLEGKRPNIVFILTDDQGYGDLSVHGNPVLKTPHLDDLHAQSLRFTDWHNSPTCAPTRSALLTGRHEFRNGITHTILERERLTPDARTLAEVMKGAGYRTGIFGKWHLGDEPDHRPDRRGFDETFIHGAGGIGQTYPGSCGDAPGNTYFNPAILHNGQFEKTKGYCTDVFFTQATRWIEGQRQSGTPFLCWIATNAPHGPYVAKPEDAALYRDKTPSEDVANFFGMIHNIDQNVGQLRQRLSDWGLANNTLVIFMNDNGGTAGTKVFNAGMRGTKGTPWLGGTRAIAFWSWPGTLAPADCHALTAHLDFFPTLAALAGVHPTSEVTAQVEGRSLLPLLEKPDAPWAERTLVTHVGRWPFRADPETSKYQNCAVRRGSYTLVSAGKPASPTAPSWQLFDVETDPAQERNLAREKPEVVQELAGAYDAWWQSVRPQMINENAPLPALNPFKELYWKQFGGGPTPADLEAMSPDRAKDLGSTKAPGTQKPGKGPAGG is encoded by the coding sequence ATGTCTCTCCGGTTCTTGATCGCATCCGCATCCCTCACCGTCACCGTGGCCGGATACCTTGTTTTTGCCACCGCCGTCCCTGCCGCCTCGCTGGAGGGCAAACGTCCCAACATCGTGTTCATCCTCACGGATGATCAGGGCTATGGCGATCTCTCCGTGCATGGCAACCCCGTGCTGAAGACACCGCATCTCGATGACCTTCATGCCCAGAGTCTGCGATTCACCGACTGGCACAACAGCCCCACTTGCGCCCCCACCCGCTCCGCCCTGCTCACCGGTCGTCACGAGTTTCGGAATGGAATCACGCACACCATTCTGGAACGGGAGCGGCTCACGCCGGACGCCCGTACCTTGGCCGAGGTGATGAAAGGAGCTGGCTACCGCACCGGCATCTTTGGCAAGTGGCATCTGGGCGACGAGCCAGACCATCGCCCGGACCGCCGGGGCTTCGACGAAACCTTCATTCATGGAGCAGGCGGCATTGGCCAGACTTACCCCGGCAGTTGCGGTGATGCGCCAGGAAACACCTACTTCAACCCCGCCATCCTCCACAACGGGCAGTTCGAGAAGACGAAGGGTTATTGCACGGATGTGTTTTTCACCCAAGCCACCCGATGGATCGAAGGCCAGCGCCAGAGCGGCACTCCGTTCCTGTGCTGGATTGCCACGAATGCCCCACATGGCCCCTATGTGGCCAAGCCGGAAGACGCGGCCCTCTATCGGGACAAGACCCCCAGCGAGGACGTGGCGAATTTCTTTGGGATGATCCACAACATCGATCAAAATGTGGGGCAGCTCCGGCAACGACTAAGTGACTGGGGCCTGGCGAACAACACACTCGTCATTTTCATGAACGACAACGGCGGGACAGCAGGTACAAAGGTGTTCAACGCAGGCATGCGTGGCACCAAAGGCACCCCTTGGCTGGGTGGTACCCGGGCGATCGCCTTCTGGAGCTGGCCTGGGACACTGGCTCCCGCCGACTGCCACGCGCTCACCGCGCATTTGGACTTCTTCCCCACCCTGGCGGCTCTGGCGGGAGTTCACCCGACGTCCGAGGTCACAGCTCAAGTGGAGGGACGTAGTCTCCTGCCCCTTCTGGAAAAGCCTGACGCCCCATGGGCGGAGCGCACTCTCGTCACCCACGTGGGGCGTTGGCCGTTCCGGGCCGATCCTGAAACCAGCAAGTACCAGAACTGTGCCGTGCGACGGGGCTCCTACACGTTGGTGAGCGCCGGGAAGCCAGCCAGCCCAACAGCCCCCTCCTGGCAGTTGTTTGATGTGGAGACCGATCCCGCCCAGGAGAGAAACTTGGCGAGGGAGAAGCCGGAAGTGGTGCAGGAGCTGGCGGGAGCCTACGACGCCTGGTGGCAGTCCGTCAGACCCCAGATGATCAACGAAAACGCCCCGCTGCCTGCCCTAAACCCCTTTAAAGAACTCTACTGGAAGCAATTCGGCGGTGGCCCCACCCCAGCGGACTTGGAGGCCATGAGCCCAGACCGGGCCAAGGACCTGGGCTCGACCAAGGCACCCGGCACCCAAAAACCGGGTAAAGGCCCGGCTGGGGGCTGA
- a CDS encoding 7-carboxy-7-deazaguanine synthase QueE yields MRISETFFSVQGEGKLTGVPSVFIRTSGCNLRCRWCDTPYASWNPEGDDVSVEDILAEVNRHPTRYVVVTGGEPTIAAGMRELLQGLRDAGKHITIETAGTVMPTDLACDLASLSPKLANSTPSVEEAGRGWHDRHEKTRWQPEVLRAWTEACEHQLKFVVSAEADLLEIENLLAEAKIQTAPENILLMPEGREQTRLHALAPQVVEWCKIRGWRFCARLHIDLFGNKRGT; encoded by the coding sequence ATGCGGATTTCGGAGACATTTTTTTCTGTGCAGGGCGAGGGGAAACTGACCGGGGTCCCTTCCGTATTCATTCGCACGTCAGGGTGCAACCTGAGGTGCCGTTGGTGTGATACCCCCTATGCCTCATGGAATCCCGAAGGGGATGATGTGTCTGTAGAAGACATCCTGGCAGAAGTGAATCGTCACCCCACCCGGTACGTCGTGGTCACTGGAGGCGAACCGACCATTGCTGCGGGCATGCGTGAATTGCTCCAGGGCCTTCGGGATGCGGGCAAGCACATCACGATCGAGACGGCAGGTACCGTAATGCCGACCGATCTGGCCTGCGATCTGGCCTCCCTCAGCCCCAAGCTGGCCAACTCCACCCCCAGTGTGGAGGAAGCCGGGCGGGGCTGGCACGATCGCCATGAGAAGACCCGCTGGCAACCCGAAGTGCTCCGTGCCTGGACGGAGGCGTGCGAACACCAGCTTAAGTTTGTCGTGTCGGCCGAGGCGGACCTTCTTGAGATCGAAAACCTGCTGGCCGAAGCAAAAATCCAGACAGCCCCTGAGAACATCCTCCTCATGCCCGAAGGCCGCGAGCAAACCCGCCTCCACGCCCTGGCACCTCAAGTCGTGGAATGGTGCAAAATACGCGGTTGGCGCTTTTGCGCCCGGTTGCACATTGACCTTTTTGGGAACAAGCGGGGGACGTGA
- a CDS encoding PQQ-binding-like beta-propeller repeat protein — protein sequence MKKAYMRIQQAGYILMSTLLIVGGSPAADWPQFLGPNRDGASADSEQMIKGFAFSGVKFRWKHPVGTGFAGPVVAGNRVILFHRINDQAIVECVDAATGTEEWRYTYANAFKDSFGFDNGPRACPTVAQGKVIIHGAEGTVQALDLTTGKRLWGFDTVKELNSPQGFFGRACAPLVTEGKVIMEAGGSNSKGAAGLIALSIDDGRILWQCLKDEASYAAPILKHGGGATFPAIIAWMRNDLVVVNALDGGVKFQQRLRSEADASVNAATPIWCGEDKLFLTACYDVGASLWQWKPEGKFTRLWKKEDVLDSHYSTPVYYDGYLYGFHGRQEFGQSIRCVRAQDGKVMWESGRVAGGTLLRVHDTLLVLTEAGELWLVDASPTKFNRHGQEQILRGGHRSHGAFSNGVFFARDDRQVVAVDLRPRED from the coding sequence ATGAAGAAGGCTTACATGCGAATCCAGCAGGCAGGCTACATCCTCATGAGCACACTCCTGATTGTGGGAGGGTCTCCCGCCGCGGACTGGCCCCAGTTTCTGGGTCCCAACCGGGATGGCGCGTCGGCTGATAGTGAGCAGATGATCAAGGGATTTGCTTTCTCCGGTGTGAAGTTCCGCTGGAAGCATCCTGTTGGCACCGGATTCGCCGGTCCCGTGGTGGCGGGGAATCGGGTGATTCTTTTCCATCGGATCAACGATCAAGCCATCGTGGAGTGTGTGGATGCCGCTACAGGAACTGAAGAATGGCGCTACACCTACGCCAATGCCTTCAAAGACAGCTTCGGATTCGACAACGGTCCGCGCGCCTGCCCGACAGTGGCGCAGGGCAAAGTGATCATTCATGGAGCTGAGGGTACGGTGCAGGCCCTGGACCTCACGACGGGGAAGCGGCTCTGGGGATTCGACACGGTGAAGGAACTCAACTCCCCCCAGGGTTTTTTTGGAAGAGCATGCGCACCTTTGGTCACAGAAGGGAAGGTGATCATGGAAGCGGGTGGATCCAACAGCAAGGGAGCGGCCGGCCTGATTGCCCTAAGTATCGACGATGGCCGCATTTTGTGGCAATGCCTCAAGGATGAAGCCAGCTATGCGGCACCCATCCTTAAACACGGAGGCGGGGCAACATTTCCCGCGATCATCGCCTGGATGCGCAATGACCTGGTGGTGGTCAATGCATTGGATGGAGGCGTGAAGTTTCAGCAGAGACTACGGTCAGAGGCGGATGCCTCGGTGAATGCCGCAACGCCGATCTGGTGTGGAGAGGACAAACTTTTCCTCACCGCTTGCTATGACGTGGGGGCCAGTTTGTGGCAATGGAAGCCGGAAGGCAAGTTCACCCGCCTCTGGAAGAAGGAGGACGTGCTGGATTCCCACTACAGCACGCCAGTGTACTATGACGGGTACCTCTACGGATTTCACGGCCGTCAGGAGTTTGGCCAGTCGATTCGTTGTGTCCGGGCGCAAGATGGCAAGGTGATGTGGGAGTCTGGTCGGGTAGCTGGCGGGACCCTGCTGCGGGTGCACGACACGTTGCTGGTGCTGACAGAGGCTGGAGAACTCTGGCTGGTGGATGCTTCCCCGACGAAGTTTAACCGCCATGGGCAGGAGCAGATTCTCCGTGGCGGCCACCGGTCGCATGGTGCTTTTTCAAATGGGGTGTTCTTTGCCCGCGATGACCGCCAAGTGGTTGCGGTGGACCTCCGCCCCCGTGAGGATTAG
- a CDS encoding carboxy terminal-processing peptidase — translation MRYASTLFSTAVLGSLLLAGPKVRAETNYGQVAMHVAYMLQNHHYSRKEFDDEISKRLLDSYLNFLDFSHIYLTQEDVDKFKTDYATSLDEHILTRNISPALDIYYKYEERVKQRVAYAKKVLETKKFAFDSNRSLEVKREKAPWPANEAASDALWNDLIEGDLLAERLSDKAREEAKKKKAEERAKKAAENPEEAAKAAAKADKAVKADPGEEDPPDKRVLKRYERLLEQLAENEQEDIVNYFLSCLAGSYDPHTEYMSQQESDNFKIQMNHSLVGIGALLSTKDNVAEIQGIVVGGPADKQSELKISDKILAVAQGDGTGPNSDWVDIKYMKLQKVVEMIRGKSGTVVRLKVNPAAAEDPSEVKIISIVRGEVELKEKLANAELLLTPPVNGKSTKIGWITLPSFYADMEDGTVSCTADVTRLLKRLMAERIEGLVVDLRGDGGGSLEEAIKLTGLFVPKGPVVQAKDWRNNITWRDCDNERPVYEGPLIVLTDKASASASEIFAAALQDYRRAVIVGEKSTFGKGTVQTILPVERYMPFFSDKSRAGSLKVTIQKFYRIAGGSTQLRGVVPDVVLPSIRDVMEIGEDSLPQALPYDTIPPRTFTYATKTPLPLQELNTRVKSRLESNPEFQYVIEDTKRIKERLDKNTVSLNEKDRQKELDENKARSEARKTERKNRTEEVAKQYKQGFERYRLTLDNVDATELVKESSFTKEQTTGMRMASSNDDDDGSDDSQFPFGVEPVKLETVNVMRDLIEVSSHQPQTANASEAKKPAQQ, via the coding sequence ATGCGCTACGCCTCCACGCTCTTTTCCACGGCGGTCCTCGGTTCACTGCTGCTTGCAGGACCAAAGGTCCGCGCCGAAACCAATTATGGGCAGGTGGCCATGCATGTGGCCTACATGCTTCAGAACCATCACTACTCCCGAAAAGAGTTTGATGATGAGATTTCGAAGCGCCTGCTCGACAGCTACCTCAACTTTCTCGATTTCTCCCACATCTACCTCACCCAGGAGGATGTGGACAAATTCAAGACCGACTACGCCACCAGCCTGGATGAGCACATCCTGACCCGGAACATCAGTCCGGCGCTCGACATCTACTACAAGTATGAAGAGCGGGTGAAGCAGCGCGTGGCCTACGCGAAGAAAGTGCTGGAAACGAAGAAATTCGCTTTCGACTCCAACCGCTCCCTGGAGGTCAAGCGTGAGAAGGCTCCCTGGCCTGCGAATGAAGCCGCCTCCGACGCACTCTGGAATGACCTGATTGAAGGTGACCTCCTCGCCGAGCGACTGAGTGACAAGGCCCGGGAAGAGGCCAAGAAGAAAAAGGCTGAGGAAAGAGCCAAGAAGGCTGCCGAGAATCCCGAAGAAGCCGCCAAGGCCGCTGCGAAGGCTGACAAGGCCGTGAAAGCAGACCCGGGTGAGGAAGACCCGCCGGACAAGCGGGTGCTCAAGCGCTATGAGCGCCTCCTTGAGCAGCTCGCCGAGAACGAGCAGGAAGATATCGTGAACTACTTCCTCTCCTGCCTTGCGGGCAGCTATGACCCGCACACGGAGTACATGAGCCAGCAGGAGTCCGACAACTTCAAGATTCAGATGAACCACTCCCTCGTGGGGATTGGCGCACTGCTGAGCACGAAGGACAATGTGGCAGAGATCCAAGGGATCGTGGTGGGGGGCCCGGCCGACAAGCAGAGCGAGCTCAAGATCAGCGACAAGATCCTGGCCGTGGCTCAAGGTGATGGCACCGGTCCCAACAGCGACTGGGTGGACATCAAGTACATGAAGCTCCAGAAGGTCGTGGAAATGATCCGCGGCAAGTCTGGCACCGTGGTGCGCCTGAAAGTGAACCCGGCCGCCGCTGAGGACCCCTCGGAAGTGAAGATCATCTCTATCGTGCGCGGTGAAGTGGAGCTGAAGGAAAAGCTGGCCAATGCCGAGCTGCTCCTCACCCCTCCTGTCAACGGCAAGAGCACGAAGATTGGCTGGATCACCCTCCCCTCCTTCTACGCTGATATGGAAGACGGCACGGTGAGCTGCACGGCTGACGTAACCCGCCTGCTCAAGCGCCTCATGGCCGAGCGCATCGAAGGTCTCGTGGTTGACCTCCGCGGCGACGGTGGCGGCTCTCTGGAGGAAGCGATCAAGCTGACGGGACTCTTCGTTCCCAAGGGGCCCGTGGTGCAGGCCAAAGACTGGCGCAACAACATCACCTGGCGCGACTGCGACAACGAGCGCCCAGTGTACGAGGGTCCCCTGATCGTGCTGACCGACAAGGCCAGTGCCTCTGCCAGCGAGATTTTCGCGGCTGCTCTTCAGGATTACCGCCGTGCCGTCATCGTGGGCGAGAAGTCCACCTTCGGCAAAGGTACCGTGCAGACCATCCTTCCTGTGGAACGCTACATGCCTTTCTTTAGCGACAAGAGCCGCGCTGGCTCCCTGAAGGTCACGATCCAGAAGTTCTACCGCATCGCCGGTGGGTCCACCCAGCTTCGCGGCGTCGTCCCTGACGTGGTGCTTCCCAGCATCCGCGACGTGATGGAGATCGGTGAAGACTCCTTGCCTCAGGCTCTGCCCTATGACACGATCCCGCCACGGACCTTCACCTACGCGACCAAAACGCCCCTGCCCTTGCAGGAGTTGAATACCCGCGTGAAATCCCGTTTGGAATCCAATCCGGAATTCCAATACGTGATCGAGGACACCAAGCGCATCAAGGAGCGTCTCGACAAAAACACCGTCAGCCTCAACGAGAAAGACCGTCAGAAGGAGCTCGACGAGAACAAAGCCCGCTCCGAGGCCAGGAAGACCGAGCGTAAAAACCGCACGGAAGAGGTAGCCAAACAGTACAAGCAGGGCTTTGAGCGCTATCGCCTCACTCTGGACAACGTGGACGCCACCGAACTCGTCAAGGAGTCCAGCTTCACCAAGGAGCAGACCACCGGCATGCGCATGGCCTCCAGCAATGACGATGATGACGGTTCCGATGACAGCCAGTTCCCCTTCGGCGTGGAGCCGGTTAAACTGGAGACTGTCAACGTGATGCGTGACCTCATCGAAGTTTCGAGCCACCAGCCTCAAACCGCCAACGCCAGCGAGGCCAAGAAGCCCGCTCAGCAGTAA